The sequence below is a genomic window from Anopheles cruzii chromosome 3, idAnoCruzAS_RS32_06, whole genome shotgun sequence.
GTATTAACCAGCAAGTCAGTTATGGTTAGTGTTTTCCTTCTTGAACCGTTACACCAgatcaatttaaaattgtgTATTGTTTTAGCCGTCCCTATTCTAGAATCAAACGTATTCGTGTTCTCAATTGACTACTCTCCATTGTTGTGCGGTTTCGCCATCACATTGAACGACGGACGAGCAGCATTTCTCACCGCAAACAACACAAAGTTTGATCCCAATGTAAGTAGCAAAATAGCATACTGAAGCTGTTAGGAGCTGGCGAagatttccgtttcggttttctggCTTACCCCGTAGCAAGTGCAAGGAATCTGGTGCCAAAACGTTGATGATGCAACATGCACGGTAATCAACCACAAGTACCGTTTAATAGCATACGGTCGTAAGAATTCTCAGACTAATATGTACGTAATCGATGATGTGACCGGCGGCTTGGAACTGTCGCACAGGTTGTCGCTAAGTGCAAAGGATTTTCCCGGTTCACCTGGTTCCGTGCGCGACCTACGCTGGACCCCCGATGGTTGTGCCATCGTAGTCGCATGGACAAAAGGGGGCATATCATTGTGGAGCACATTTGGGTCGCTGCTACTTTGCTCACTGGCCTGGGATTATGGGTTGCATGTGGATTTAGCCAAAAATGACCCCTTTAATGTGGTCAGCATGGTAAGCAATTGTAAAAGAATTACATCAGCTTGCAAAAACAATTTTGTAATGGTCAATTTCTGTTTCAGGACTGGTCAACGGAAGGATACCAGCTTCTGATGGTGCGACAGAAGAGTGTGGAAGAACATAATATATCGAATACTACGAAAACACTTGCCGATACGAGCAATGAAAGCAACACCCATGCGACCGTGTTGATGCAGTTAGACTTTGTCAAAAGTATTCTAACTATTAACCCGTGCATGGTATGACACCGTTATTGATGAATCACATTTTTATACAGTGCTTTCTGTGTGAGATTATCTGATGGTTTGTCTTTTAGAGCAATAATTCATTCCTGCTTCTGCAAGGAGACGACAAGCTCTACATCAACCACGGCGATGTGTTGCAGAATATTTATCCTTGTAACAAATCACCCTACGACGTCCACAATGAACATGAGTCGTCAAACTTTGGTAAAAACGATGAATTGAACAAAGGTATGTTGCATGGtgccccgttgatagagcagtcggtaactctcgtcgttgtcacgtcACTGGTCGCaagttcgattcccgagaccagttgtcacgcagctggccttGGGTTCGATTGCCGAGACCAGCGTGATCCGCCAACAATCCCGTTGTTCAAAACACgttgttacagaaagcaatagAAGGTTTCTCTTTTGTAGGCCTTGACCGCTGGGCTGTTGTCGTGCTGCAGCGAagctgatgaaaaatgtttcactcATTTAACTTTTTAAATTACAGATATTTCCTGCATGACGCCCGAAGACCTCCATACTTCGGCAGAGGTGGGAAGCGATAACTATATCAAGTTCAACAGTGTGCTCTCGGAAAGCAAACACTGGGTTGTGCTGAATCTACCTACCGCTTACATTTCTTCCAATTGGCCCATTCGTGTAAGCACCAAACGTTTCCCGTTCGCTTTTTCTGCCCTTTGGCTGTTGTGTTATCTTGTATTGTTTGGTCTCTTCCTGCAGTACAGTGCCATCGACTGTTCCGGCACCAACGTGGCCGTCGCAGGCCGCACCGGAGTTGCATTGTATGCTTTCAACACTCGCAAGTGGAAGCTATTCGGTAATGAAACACAGGAGAAAGATTTTGTTATCACGGGTGGTTTGTTATGGTGGAAAGATGTCATCATAATGGGTGAGCAGTTATACCAATTTCAGTGACCAAACGATCTAACAATTACTATCATCAACCTACCGTCTCGCTGTTCAATTGCAGGCTGTTATTCCCTGATAGGTTTCCATGACGAGCTTCGCATCTATTCCAAGGACTGCAAATTGGATAACCGTTTTGCTGTTATAACGAAAAGCGCTAGCCCTGTTAtgttaataaatatttttcgcgACCAACTTGTAAGTAGAAAAAGGATAGCTAATGATATTGAGATGTTTGTCGGTATTTCATTTCCGCCTTATCCGATGGTTGTTTCAGGTTGTTTTCACTTCCGATGGGCACCTTTCTATATTCGCACTTCAGCACACTGGTTCAGATGGCaacgatggcggtggcggtggcgttcaGCATCGGGTCGAGTTAATCAAGATGCATATCTATGACATCAAAAACGTTTGCATTCACCCCGCTTGTGTGATATCAGTACTAATGACCAGCTTAAAAAATGAGAGCGTCGGTGGTTCCCGTCCATCGACGAGTAGCTATGAGGCCTCGCTCTCAGAAACACTCATTATGAATGTTTCAGGGCGAGTGCTAATGGTACAGACCGACCAACAACATCACCACAATGCTAGCACCAGAGCCGGCGATGGCAGTTCCgccagcaacaccaacaccggTATTAGTCAATTAACGTCGACCTGTCTGGCGTCGTCGGTCGAGTGCATCTGGGTGTCGGAGTCCAGCAAAACACATATAAAGGAATCTCTCTGGTTGTATTGTGGGGGTTACGGAATGCGTGTTTGGTTACCGGTGTTTCCCCGTAGCGGAGAAACTGGTTCGCGAAGCCTTCGACACACGTTCATGAGCAAGCGCATCATGCTTTCGTTCACTCTGAAGATTTATCCGCTCGTCATACTTTTCGAAGACGCCATCATTTTGGGTGCCGAAAATGACACACTGCTGTACACTAGCGATCCAACGGTTTACTTTTCTCTTCCGTATAATGCACTTAAAAGAACGGtgagtttttgtttaattacCCTAGACAAAGCGCATTTTCTTAGTAATCATTACAAGTTGTaaacacttttttgttttaaaaagttTTTGTTAGCCCTCATTTTTACAACTTTTCATATGTAACATTAGTGCTTGCCACACATGTCAtctattgtttgctgttggaATGCTGATACAGACTATTTGGCGTTAATATTTACAAATGATACATTGTTTTTGTGTCTTTCTAGAGCCAAGTGTATTTGCATCAAATCCTGCGGCAGCTAATTCGCCGCAACCTCGGGTACAATGCATGGGAAATCGCACGTTGCTGCACGGATCTTCCATACTTTCCACATTCTCTTGAGCTCTTGTTGCACGAAGTGCTTGAGGAAGAAGCGACAAGCAAAGAGCCAATTCCAGATGCACTACTACCATCGGTGTTAGAGTTCATCCACGAATTTCCGGTCTATCTGCAAACGGTTGTACAGTGTGCTCGCAAGACGGAGATAGCTTTGTGGCCGTATCTCTTCTCTAGTGCCGGCAAGCCGAAGGAATTGTTTCAGAAGTGTATGGTCGATCGTCAGCTGCAGACGGCGGCAAGTTATCTGATCATACTACAAAACCTAGAACCATCGTCCATAAGCAGACAGTATGCGACATTACTGCTTGATACGGCTCTCGAGCAGCGTGATTGGGCGCTTGCCAAGGATTTGGTACGATTTTTACGTGCAATCGATCCGAACGATGTCGAATCGCCTCGTTCGTCTTACATTTTTGGAAACAAGATTGGTGGTGGATTGATAGGCGCTgtaccaccagcaccgaatGCAGAAGATTTAAGTCTTATTCTAGGCAGCAGTATGACGAGGGGCCGTAGCTTCTCTACCACCCTACCATATCCGAAAGCGAATGACGGAGCAGCGACTGTGGTGAACAATGAGAAGAACCTTATTGTCAATGGTCCTGTGGGATCATCGATGGTACAGCAGACAGTCGGCGGAGGCACCGGGACAAACGATGTGCATCCTTTCGACCGGCAAGTTcagcgaaggaagaaaagtgTGCCAAATACGCAGATTGAACGGTAAGcatgagttttttttttaattaatgttaGAAAGTGGAAGCAAAATTTACCTTACAAACTATTGGAGAACACGCAGAGAAACACGTCTGTGTATAATCGTAGGGACAAGAAGAATGAATCTATTCTACACCTCACAGGTTACTTGGATATAGTTCGAATCACGGATTACTATTCCAACACAAACCATCGAtcaacttttattttatcgtATCGTCAGAAGTTACACCTTCTGAGGAAGAATACAATTTTTATAATTCCCGACCGGGATAGgcttttccgttgttttcgatagtttccttttctttctaatCGATTCGAAACATGTTGTTGAAATAGCCGCTAAAAACAAAGTTCAAGACAAACTCTTCGCCTCAACCATTATAAAGACTGCGGCAAATTTAATCCACGGAGTGTAAGGTGTAGTTTTCAAAAAACTCATTTCactgaattatttatttattttttttttaataccACTTCCGCTTTTCATTTCACGTGCCTACAGCGATTCATCAAGTACAGAAGAGTTTTTTATCGACGTGGTTCTGCAGCGCTATGCCCGACGATTTTTGCAACTACGCAAGCTCGAAGATCTTGGCTACATGAGCGCAACGCTCGACTTTCActtggttggctggctgaaCCGCGAAAAAGATCGTGCGGCTCGCATCGAGGATTTTGTTTCAGCCCTCAAGACGCTGCATGATGAACTAGATTGGCCAAAACCTTGTCTCGACCTGTCGCTTCTCTCCAATGTCATCGGAACACGGCAAATCGCACCCTCGgaaccatcaccatcgccaaATTTAAACCAATCCACCAAGTCTCCACTCTTTGAGTTGGCCACACGCGGCACCGTCGATTCAGGTTACAATAGCTTGTCGTTTGTTCGACCGGTTAGTGTGATCATGAGCGAATTAGCTGAGTGTCAACAAACGTCTAGGAAAGGCGATCGGTCGCATCCGTTGAGATTGCTGCAACAGCAAAACGCTCAAGAAAAACATACACCAATTGAAGCAGCGGGTATCGCACCTATTGAGGTAACGGAGGCGAATCTTATGCCACTGAGTGATGCTACGAGTGTCCTTTCCGAAACCGCCCAACCCCAATGGCCCGACGATGTACTGACCGGTTATAGTGATGCCGGCGGTCGCAGAAGCTTCACACCCGGAGAGGCGACTTTTAGTCGGGCGATGGAAAAGAACATTTCCAAGCAAACCAAAACGAACCGCCGGAAACAACACAAGCTTGAAATTCGAATGCGCTACCTGCTTCAGATCTTCACGGAAGCACACTGCTACGAGTTCGCTCTTCTCCTCTCCGTACTTCTTCTCGACGTGGCTTCCGTCGGTCGCATCACAAACGCTGCAATCCGTTCCAAATCGCTGGTCGTCTGTCGTCAACTTCGGAATGGATTGAAGGACATGACGCGCTGGAGTTTTAACGAGTGTCTTGCGTATCGCCCGTTTATGATAGCTCTTCAGCAGCAACTGGCAATGTTGGATAAATTCGTAATTCAGCAAGAAGCGATACCATCGCTAATACATACCGCTCCGGTTCTTTCGACACTGGCGACCATTCCTATGCATGCCCAACGTACACCACAGGATACGACCGGGAGCGGCAGCGTGAGTTCAACAGTTAGCGGCGGTACAGCACTAATAAAGGACCACCACTCTTTGCATTTAGTAAAGGAACTCGAAACGAGCATCAGCAATGGAACAATTAGAAGGATGAACTCCGGTTCGTCTGTGATTGAGACTACTGGCAATAGTAAGGTCGGTGAGGTCATTGGTGGAAAGAATCGCACCGTCGGGGACAGCCCATCGTACACAACTGCAAACCCTTTCACACGATCCGTTTCGGATCTGGAAGTGGCAAATGTACAAAAGATAGCGCGAGGAAAATCTACGACCGAAAATCGTTTCATAAACTCGGCTGCTATCaccgaagaaacggaacgaatgTGCAATGttatgtaaacaaataaaatgggTAACTAAAGAGAACTATGGGCTTCAGTTGACAAAAACAAAGAGTATTCAATGCATTGATaataatttttataattttcttTGTTGTGCACTACGTGAGGGTTGATTCAGAACCACATTCCGTCCACACCGAGACGATGGAAAATTACAATTCTCCTAATGTTACTTAGTAAAGGCAAATTCCCGAATGAATTCATAGCCAGGCATCAATCGTTTTAATAACACCTTTGTCGCCGGGGGACTCGAAGCATTACCATGGAATATACAAGATTTTAACATTTCCAAAAATGGTTGACATGATTGTTAGTTTTCCAACGGGACATGATGACAAAAATTTTGCCAAACGAAAAGCAACCATTCAATTGTTTACACTGTTTGAATATTCACACAGTGTAACATTGATGCACGTTACCGGACGAGAAACATTTTCCTGGCTCATGTGGGTTGTGTAATCCGTACTAAAGCTAGAACATTAGCCGCTTTATTAgccgcaaaacaaaaagttagTGTTAGCAAAACAAGTTTACAAATGAAGACGGTGTGGAATAAAggtaattatttaaattttgttgTAGATCTTGAGAAACATGCTTTTATTTGCCTCGATATATAGTATGAAAatgtgtatgtttgtttttcaggttccgtgtttttttatgtatgtTATGCCAGATATGCTATTGTTGACTTCTTTCCACAATTTCTCGGTCGACAGATAAAAGTGGTCTTTGCAAACGGAATCGTTTGATAGAGTCCTGAAACCATGAATAACAACAGTTACAATACTGCATAggcaaaatataaaaaaaattataaaaacatTGTACCTTCCACTGAGCGCAGTTAAAAGACAGCATGGCCTGAACATTATCGTCGTTCGAACTACGTTTTTCTCCTTCGCTGGTAGGTCGGGCACACAATACACCGTTAACCATTTCCAAAACAACGGCTCCATCGCGGATGAGAAAAGAGATTCGAAATGCATTGTCAACTGTGCTCATATAATCCGTAGGATCCGTAATAAGTTCAAAATATGGCACCGATGTACCTCTTTCTACACAGATCTAAAGAACAATGTGCAATAAAAAGAACAATATTAATTGTTACAACGGAGAACAGACATTAACCATCCAGAACGCAGCGTTTTGAACACATTTGGGAGACTTAAGAGACGTATCAAAGTCAAAGTAACATTTACGATAACAAGTAACATTTGTAACAGGTGTATAAGTtgaaaccaccaccatcatcatcagcagcctTGCCAACAACATCGACGAACATACGTGGTGGTGGCGTACTAATAGGTGATCGAAAATTCGAAGTCGTCTCGAGCTTCTCCTATCTAAAGTCAAAGTTGTAATCACAAtgacataactgaggagattcgcgccagGGTGCTAGCAGCCAAGCAGGTTCTACAATTCTacagtctgaggaaactatgTCGCTCACTTCTCGGGTTGAGAAGGTCGAAGCTGGGGTTGTACAGAACCTTTATAATCCCAGGTTATACAGaactcacatacgcatctgagacatggactcTGTCTAAAGGTTTAATATTTGGCACCGTATAATTTTTAACATAATATTTGGCCATGTAACCCCGGAGGAATAATGGAGAACGACGACATCACCGTCGTTCACCGTATACGACTCGCCAGGATCCTctgggctggtcatgtcatgagtCGCCTTAAGTC
It includes:
- the LOC128271287 gene encoding guanine nucleotide exchange factor subunit Rich, whose product is MYFSIGWPRVLNSEPHGIIRKVVCDRVKILFAVLADDAVAIWYSKPCVPITNRSRSSECLAKYGPNSNVEWKPDSSMLLVVTGGTSQGGTLFMYTLIVNDTPKGVYNQNDSPFTNLRRDSAELFLKEIIPCLKLSLTYRVCLYVPICCVSCINVNQIMIATQEGRVVRLNWEGIEERDYALDLKRIPFSINQQVSYAVPILESNVFVFSIDYSPLLCGFAITLNDGRAAFLTANNTKFDPNQVQGIWCQNVDDATCTVINHKYRLIAYGRKNSQTNMYVIDDVTGGLELSHRLSLSAKDFPGSPGSVRDLRWTPDGCAIVVAWTKGGISLWSTFGSLLLCSLAWDYGLHVDLAKNDPFNVVSMDWSTEGYQLLMVRQKSVEEHNISNTTKTLADTSNESNTHATVLMQLDFVKSILTINPCMSNNSFLLLQGDDKLYINHGDVLQNIYPCNKSPYDVHNEHESSNFGKNDELNKDISCMTPEDLHTSAEVGSDNYIKFNSVLSESKHWVVLNLPTAYISSNWPIRYSAIDCSGTNVAVAGRTGVALYAFNTRKWKLFGNETQEKDFVITGGLLWWKDVIIMGCYSLIGFHDELRIYSKDCKLDNRFAVITKSASPVMLINIFRDQLVVFTSDGHLSIFALQHTGSDGNDGGGGGVQHRVELIKMHIYDIKNVCIHPACVISVLMTSLKNESVGGSRPSTSSYEASLSETLIMNVSGRVLMVQTDQQHHHNASTRAGDGSSASNTNTGISQLTSTCLASSVECIWVSESSKTHIKESLWLYCGGYGMRVWLPVFPRSGETGSRSLRHTFMSKRIMLSFTLKIYPLVILFEDAIILGAENDTLLYTSDPTVYFSLPYNALKRTSQVYLHQILRQLIRRNLGYNAWEIARCCTDLPYFPHSLELLLHEVLEEEATSKEPIPDALLPSVLEFIHEFPVYLQTVVQCARKTEIALWPYLFSSAGKPKELFQKCMVDRQLQTAASYLIILQNLEPSSISRQYATLLLDTALEQRDWALAKDLVRFLRAIDPNDVESPRSSYIFGNKIGGGLIGAVPPAPNAEDLSLILGSSMTRGRSFSTTLPYPKANDGAATVVNNEKNLIVNGPVGSSMVQQTVGGGTGTNDVHPFDRQVQRRKKSVPNTQIERDSSSTEEFFIDVVLQRYARRFLQLRKLEDLGYMSATLDFHLVGWLNREKDRAARIEDFVSALKTLHDELDWPKPCLDLSLLSNVIGTRQIAPSEPSPSPNLNQSTKSPLFELATRGTVDSGYNSLSFVRPVSVIMSELAECQQTSRKGDRSHPLRLLQQQNAQEKHTPIEAAGIAPIEVTEANLMPLSDATSVLSETAQPQWPDDVLTGYSDAGGRRSFTPGEATFSRAMEKNISKQTKTNRRKQHKLEIRMRYLLQIFTEAHCYEFALLLSVLLLDVASVGRITNAAIRSKSLVVCRQLRNGLKDMTRWSFNECLAYRPFMIALQQQLAMLDKFVIQQEAIPSLIHTAPVLSTLATIPMHAQRTPQDTTGSGSVSSTVSGGTALIKDHHSLHLVKELETSISNGTIRRMNSGSSVIETTGNSKVGEVIGGKNRTVGDSPSYTTANPFTRSVSDLEVANVQKIARGKSTTENRFINSAAITEETERMCNVM